From one Haloferax marinisediminis genomic stretch:
- a CDS encoding SRPBCC family protein yields MAKQASSGGKGVRTVEFSQVIDRPVSDVFHVMAEQHVQNHPRWDPDVELEQETDGPIGVGTLIRRRNTRYDVPVEGTMEVVEYEPNESMGTVIKEGGFEMAGRITFEEMGPSKTMVTRSATVPDSIDPELLRRKMEQTSHRIEELFESEL; encoded by the coding sequence ATGGCGAAACAGGCGAGCAGCGGTGGGAAAGGCGTTAGAACCGTCGAATTCTCACAAGTAATCGACCGGCCGGTGTCGGACGTGTTCCATGTTATGGCAGAACAGCACGTGCAGAACCATCCACGCTGGGACCCGGACGTCGAACTGGAACAGGAAACGGACGGTCCAATCGGTGTTGGGACACTCATTCGGCGACGCAACACTCGCTACGATGTCCCCGTCGAGGGGACGATGGAAGTCGTGGAGTACGAACCGAACGAATCCATGGGGACGGTCATCAAGGAAGGTGGCTTCGAGATGGCCGGCCGAATCACGTTCGAGGAAATGGGTCCATCCAAAACGATGGTGACGCGGAGCGCCACCGTTCCTGATTCAATCGACCCGGAGTTACTCCGTCGAAAGATGGAACAGACCTCACACCGCATCGAGGAACTGTTCGAGTCAGAGCTGTAA
- the trmY gene encoding tRNA (pseudouridine(54)-N(1))-methyltransferase TrmY translates to MRQFIVLGHDVPTTPDFSLDDIAGGAGRLDVLCRCVNSAFFLSHDIRKDVRVHLVLGDEYTVRFEGSELRRLNPDERSTAALVRKALEKRDEAIGHMPAESSPGVSIRRMGFKATLEEVARDSTVVELHEDGDPVVDVEPPENPLFVLSDHNDFTDEEAELLAEVSDERVRLGPEILHADHSITVAHNYLDTEGYSRY, encoded by the coding sequence ATGCGCCAATTCATCGTCCTCGGTCACGACGTGCCGACGACACCCGACTTCTCGCTCGACGACATCGCCGGCGGTGCTGGTCGTCTCGACGTGCTCTGCCGCTGTGTCAACTCTGCGTTCTTCCTCTCGCACGACATTCGCAAGGACGTTCGCGTCCACCTCGTCCTCGGCGACGAGTACACGGTCCGCTTCGAAGGCTCCGAACTCCGCCGTCTCAACCCCGACGAGCGTTCGACGGCCGCACTCGTTCGCAAAGCGCTAGAGAAACGCGACGAGGCCATCGGCCACATGCCCGCCGAGTCCTCACCGGGCGTCTCTATCCGGCGAATGGGATTCAAGGCGACCCTCGAAGAGGTGGCTCGCGATTCGACTGTCGTCGAACTCCACGAAGACGGCGACCCAGTCGTCGACGTCGAGCCTCCGGAGAACCCGCTGTTCGTCCTCTCGGACCACAACGACTTCACCGACGAGGAAGCCGAGTTGCTGGCCGAGGTCTCTGACGAGCGAGTTCGACTCGGGCCGGAAATCCTCCACGCCGATCACTCGATTACAGTGGCTCACAACTACCTCGATACTGAAGGCTATTCGCGGTACTGA
- a CDS encoding DUF1643 domain-containing protein, with amino-acid sequence MLIDEWAFDPQTVDGVFVEMGDIDGYTEAGAILSDDEAYRYLLWRVWDPEKPTLTYIMCNPSDGRGTKNDRTLDRCESFARANGCGSFVVGNLFARRTPNHEELRADDDPIGPENDRFLESLSVEAETVVAAWGRIGQKFGRVEEVVAMLDVDLYAIHVNTDGSPQHPLYAKHNNELTRWHPDA; translated from the coding sequence ATGCTCATCGACGAGTGGGCGTTCGACCCCCAAACTGTAGACGGTGTATTCGTCGAGATGGGCGACATCGATGGATACACCGAGGCAGGCGCTATCCTCAGCGATGACGAAGCCTATCGATACCTTCTGTGGCGAGTGTGGGACCCAGAAAAGCCGACGCTCACGTACATCATGTGCAACCCGAGCGACGGCCGCGGCACGAAAAACGACAGAACACTCGACAGATGTGAGTCGTTCGCCCGTGCGAACGGATGTGGGAGCTTCGTGGTGGGTAACCTGTTCGCGCGACGGACACCGAACCACGAAGAGTTGCGAGCGGACGACGACCCAATCGGCCCTGAAAACGACCGGTTCCTCGAATCCCTCTCCGTCGAAGCGGAGACAGTCGTCGCCGCCTGGGGTAGAATCGGTCAGAAGTTCGGCCGCGTCGAAGAAGTCGTCGCGATGCTGGACGTCGACCTCTACGCAATTCACGTGAATACTGATGGGTCGCCACAGCATCCGCTCTACGCGAAACACAACAACGAGTTGACTCGCTGGCATCCAGACGCCTGA